The following are encoded together in the Callithrix jacchus isolate 240 chromosome 19, calJac240_pri, whole genome shotgun sequence genome:
- the CNIH4 gene encoding protein cornichon homolog 4 isoform X5: MLISLHWFIFLLNLPVATWNIYRYIMVPSGNMGVFDPTEIHNRGQLKSHMKEAMIKLGFHLLCFFMYLYSMILALIND, encoded by the exons ATGCTCATTTCATTGCACTGGTTCATCTTCCTTCTCAACTTACCTGTTGCCACTTGGAATATATATCG ATACATTATGGTGCCAAGTGGTAACATGGGAGTGTTTGATCCAACAGAAATACACAACCGAGGGCAGCTGAAGTCACACATGAAAGAAGCCATGATCAAACTTGGTTTCCACTTGCTCTGTTTCTTCATGTATCTTTACAG TATGATCTTAGCTTTGATAAATGACTGA
- the CNIH4 gene encoding protein cornichon homolog 4 isoform X1, with protein sequence MEAVVFVFSLLDCCALIFLSVYFIITLSDLECDYINARSCCSKLNKWVIPELIGHTVVTVLMLISLHWFIFLLNLPVATWNIYRYIMVPSGNMGVFDPTEIHNRGQLKSHMKEAMIKLGFHLLCFFMYLYSMILALIND encoded by the exons ATGGAGGCGGTGGTGTTTGTCTTTTCTCTCCTTGATTGTTGCGCGCTCATCTTCCTCTCGGTCTACTTC ATAATTACGTTGTCTGATTTAGAATGTGATTACATTAACGCTAGATCATGTTGCTCAAAATTAAACAAG TGGGTAATTCCAGAATTGATTGGCCATACCGTTGTCACTGTATTAATGCTCATTTCATTGCACTGGTTCATCTTCCTTCTCAACTTACCTGTTGCCACTTGGAATATATATCG ATACATTATGGTGCCAAGTGGTAACATGGGAGTGTTTGATCCAACAGAAATACACAACCGAGGGCAGCTGAAGTCACACATGAAAGAAGCCATGATCAAACTTGGTTTCCACTTGCTCTGTTTCTTCATGTATCTTTACAG TATGATCTTAGCTTTGATAAATGACTGA
- the CNIH4 gene encoding protein cornichon homolog 4 isoform X4, whose protein sequence is MWVIPELIGHTVVTVLMLISLHWFIFLLNLPVATWNIYRYIMVPSGNMGVFDPTEIHNRGQLKSHMKEAMIKLGFHLLCFFMYLYSMILALIND, encoded by the exons ATG TGGGTAATTCCAGAATTGATTGGCCATACCGTTGTCACTGTATTAATGCTCATTTCATTGCACTGGTTCATCTTCCTTCTCAACTTACCTGTTGCCACTTGGAATATATATCG ATACATTATGGTGCCAAGTGGTAACATGGGAGTGTTTGATCCAACAGAAATACACAACCGAGGGCAGCTGAAGTCACACATGAAAGAAGCCATGATCAAACTTGGTTTCCACTTGCTCTGTTTCTTCATGTATCTTTACAG TATGATCTTAGCTTTGATAAATGACTGA
- the CNIH4 gene encoding protein cornichon homolog 4 isoform X3, with protein MPLRVRGPHAPASRWVIPELIGHTVVTVLMLISLHWFIFLLNLPVATWNIYRYIMVPSGNMGVFDPTEIHNRGQLKSHMKEAMIKLGFHLLCFFMYLYSMILALIND; from the exons ATGCCGCTCCGGGTTCGAGGCCCACACGCCCCCGCCAGCCGG TGGGTAATTCCAGAATTGATTGGCCATACCGTTGTCACTGTATTAATGCTCATTTCATTGCACTGGTTCATCTTCCTTCTCAACTTACCTGTTGCCACTTGGAATATATATCG ATACATTATGGTGCCAAGTGGTAACATGGGAGTGTTTGATCCAACAGAAATACACAACCGAGGGCAGCTGAAGTCACACATGAAAGAAGCCATGATCAAACTTGGTTTCCACTTGCTCTGTTTCTTCATGTATCTTTACAG TATGATCTTAGCTTTGATAAATGACTGA